Proteins found in one Thalassomonas actiniarum genomic segment:
- a CDS encoding winged helix-turn-helix domain-containing protein encodes MRYFHFQDHSLDTQAMVIYRHQQKIELEPKVFELLAFFCQHPDRVISKDELMDNVWSGTLVSDNAISRTIAKVRKALNDDSKKPLYIITVARKGYRFAASVTPSDTLFATAEQPLETQVTAQEAQTEKSPGQEPQISPPAATHSAAAKGKNKKTLALAFALLALLAAIIALTAMKFWPGSEEGIKPARLKSMVAITRDKGTEWHPNISQDQTQLAHTERSTDGQRNQVVLTDLNSQERRYIKHDRGNISRPVWSPNGESLAVLWKHNHVCQILLVQQDEIDDLKKSRTLRECFASAWPVFQFSPDGRFLYFNDKPQELQGYQIFRLDLTTGEQITLNQPITGGEGNYHFDLSGDGNKLVMLNLEYTPQSRIYTLDLTSQQLKRTAELDYRLRSAVWHHDGQSLVHPSPHPATALWHSRLDGEFLGVVASGSQRLKNLRRHPNQSDYLFSAYMTDYDLTLTSIKQADSLEPTSSLEQKISSETASGTWQPDNSSVRDYLPALSHNDQQLAFVSKRSGSAEVWLQNKKTPTAAQLSQFNNATRIFDLLWSPDDKKLLVLADNLLYLIDINSREIKELTTSQTFNNRAIAALSWQNNNRLLFSSQRNNSWQLMSYDINQDKVEVLNYRWQAGRYSQGSDSYYLFDKTNKRWYQAQTPDSEEIALIPATCNAAILGRVLNLKEQSHALYCLSDSTDKQQAQTGIYRYHKASKTFELWQTTDKNISYDIQGNNLISANLVRQGADIMQTRSPGS; translated from the coding sequence TTGCGTTATTTTCATTTTCAGGATCACAGTTTAGATACTCAGGCCATGGTGATTTACCGTCATCAGCAAAAGATAGAATTAGAGCCGAAAGTTTTTGAGCTGTTAGCTTTTTTCTGCCAGCACCCCGACCGGGTGATCAGCAAAGATGAACTGATGGACAATGTATGGTCCGGCACCCTGGTTTCCGATAACGCCATCAGCCGCACCATAGCCAAAGTACGCAAAGCGCTAAATGACGACTCTAAAAAACCCCTGTACATTATTACCGTAGCCAGAAAAGGTTACCGTTTTGCCGCCAGCGTGACCCCAAGCGATACCTTATTTGCAACGGCTGAGCAGCCGCTAGAGACACAAGTAACGGCACAAGAAGCGCAGACAGAAAAATCGCCAGGCCAAGAACCCCAGATTTCCCCCCCGGCAGCAACACATTCGGCAGCGGCTAAAGGAAAAAACAAAAAAACGCTCGCCTTAGCTTTTGCCCTGCTTGCTTTACTTGCCGCAATAATTGCCTTAACCGCGATGAAGTTCTGGCCGGGCAGTGAAGAAGGCATCAAACCCGCCCGCTTAAAAAGCATGGTCGCCATTACCCGGGATAAAGGCACCGAATGGCACCCGAACATCTCCCAAGATCAAACCCAGCTGGCCCATACCGAGCGCTCCACCGACGGCCAAAGAAACCAGGTGGTATTAACAGACCTTAACAGCCAGGAGCGCCGTTATATCAAACATGATAGAGGCAACATCAGCCGCCCTGTATGGTCGCCAAACGGCGAGTCTTTAGCGGTATTATGGAAACATAACCATGTCTGCCAAATCCTGCTGGTTCAGCAAGATGAAATCGATGACTTGAAAAAATCCCGTACCTTAAGGGAATGCTTTGCCAGCGCCTGGCCCGTTTTTCAGTTTTCCCCCGACGGCCGGTTTTTATACTTCAACGACAAACCCCAGGAACTTCAGGGCTACCAGATTTTCCGCCTGGACCTGACCACGGGCGAGCAAATCACGCTAAACCAGCCGATAACCGGCGGCGAAGGCAATTACCATTTCGACCTCTCCGGTGACGGAAACAAGCTGGTGATGCTCAACCTTGAGTACACCCCGCAGAGCCGAATTTACACCCTGGACCTAACCAGCCAGCAGCTAAAACGCACCGCCGAGCTTGATTACCGCCTGCGCTCTGCCGTATGGCACCATGACGGCCAGTCTCTGGTACACCCTTCCCCCCACCCTGCCACCGCCCTGTGGCACAGCCGCCTGGACGGGGAATTTCTTGGCGTTGTTGCCAGCGGCAGCCAGAGGCTAAAGAACTTAAGACGCCACCCCAACCAAAGCGACTACCTGTTCAGCGCCTATATGACAGATTATGATTTAACCCTGACCAGCATTAAGCAGGCAGACAGCCTTGAGCCAACAAGCAGTCTTGAGCAAAAAATCAGCAGCGAAACAGCCTCCGGCACATGGCAACCGGATAACTCCAGTGTCCGGGACTATTTACCGGCACTCTCCCATAACGACCAACAACTTGCTTTTGTTTCCAAACGCTCCGGCAGCGCCGAGGTATGGCTGCAAAACAAAAAAACGCCAACCGCCGCCCAGCTGAGCCAGTTTAACAATGCCACCCGGATTTTTGACTTACTCTGGTCTCCCGACGATAAAAAGCTGCTGGTACTGGCCGACAACCTGTTATACCTGATAGATATCAACAGCCGGGAGATTAAAGAGCTAACCACAAGCCAAACCTTTAATAACCGCGCCATTGCAGCACTTTCTTGGCAGAACAACAACCGCCTGCTGTTTTCATCCCAGCGCAACAACAGCTGGCAGCTGATGTCTTACGATATTAACCAGGACAAGGTCGAGGTATTAAATTACCGCTGGCAGGCGGGACGTTACTCCCAGGGCAGCGACAGCTATTATTTATTCGATAAAACCAATAAGCGCTGGTATCAGGCGCAAACGCCAGACAGCGAAGAAATTGCTTTAATTCCCGCAACATGCAACGCCGCTATTTTGGGCCGGGTTCTGAACTTAAAAGAGCAAAGCCACGCCCTATATTGCCTGAGTGATTCAACTGACAAACAACAGGCTCAAACCGGTATTTACAGGTATCACAAAGCAAGTAAAACTTTCGAACTGTGGCAAACAACAGATAAAAATATTTCTTATGATATTCAAGGTAATAACCTGATTTCGGCCAACCTTGTCAGACAAGGGGCGGATATCATGCAAACCCGCTCACCGGGTAGTTAA
- a CDS encoding SIR2 family protein has translation MVDDTINAVLESLQNKNALFIVGAGFSVDAGLPDAETLKNQIAQKYRLSEANDLAEAVEMALAKKYEKHEIDQSIKDFLQEGMESISVKDKEYISQFTSLKFNNYIITTNYDTLIEESFKSRTEIKVIKEDSDLELARDYNSRLYKVFGCIADNSPLAVTTIDIEEFSKQKEAIESKLKTLFWEKRIIIIGFKARDAFFIKLFLNVIKKRQSKKLIVVSPSLTSKDKNWFEELGKLEHIAMSGKEFVSALYDQAIAEIQEVKPIQSQRTNKQKIANLLEANNPFYPYRTDRFCNEDIARFYETPPSPISDIELNDNFVLVGGRGTGKSMLLRHASTKVQLLKPNLDKEQLISNINIYIKIDNAFSKETEKLQEESDNDWYSWYIHYLNLTIAIEIISILKALVDFKSLEVEQSSIINIADVLLLNYATAPCNLDDINIALRKNRTLSKRGSKNKNYTNLTTLQDLFELLKLTCKQLNNSSFTLLIDDMELSDERVIPFAVWTGARRFFVKVSTSTLFNLHIFSEQGISQINDFQIINLDSLNLDKERIRLFEKHIESIANIRLKEKNLSYSIKDLLGTKVSKDYPFSGFTRFSKLSGGSIRSFLKYCKDAVDFSYKEEHGRLPTTIFGELPRKDQETVAERIAYDEYYSLRDGNKIGFLIVALLDSFGEYSYRRYQNTTSQQRTLRFSVKDPENLSKEATAVLTECVKLGALLVPYERQRQKHPTLKKLTSFILNRTLCPKYKILPVTHQQSEFSAKQIDLMLHDRQQFLKEMNYE, from the coding sequence ATGGTTGACGATACTATCAATGCAGTCTTAGAAAGTTTACAAAATAAAAATGCCCTATTTATCGTTGGTGCGGGCTTTTCCGTTGATGCAGGTTTGCCTGATGCTGAGACGTTAAAGAATCAAATCGCTCAAAAATATCGTCTTAGCGAAGCAAATGACTTGGCTGAGGCTGTAGAAATGGCTTTGGCAAAGAAATATGAAAAACACGAAATAGATCAGTCTATTAAAGATTTTTTACAGGAGGGGATGGAATCAATCTCGGTCAAAGATAAAGAATACATATCCCAATTTACCTCACTTAAATTTAATAATTATATTATTACAACCAACTATGACACACTCATTGAAGAATCATTCAAAAGCCGTACAGAAATTAAAGTTATCAAAGAAGATTCTGATTTGGAGTTAGCTAGAGATTATAACTCTAGACTATATAAGGTTTTTGGCTGCATCGCTGATAACAGCCCGCTAGCTGTAACCACAATTGATATAGAAGAATTTTCCAAACAAAAAGAAGCTATTGAATCAAAGTTGAAAACATTATTCTGGGAAAAAAGAATAATAATTATTGGTTTTAAGGCTAGGGATGCCTTCTTTATAAAGTTATTTTTAAATGTAATTAAAAAACGTCAAAGTAAAAAATTAATAGTTGTATCACCTAGCTTGACTAGTAAAGATAAGAATTGGTTTGAAGAATTAGGTAAGCTTGAGCATATAGCAATGTCAGGTAAAGAGTTTGTTAGCGCTTTGTATGACCAAGCAATTGCTGAAATCCAAGAAGTAAAACCAATACAAAGTCAAAGAACTAACAAGCAAAAAATAGCTAATTTATTAGAAGCAAATAATCCTTTCTATCCATACCGAACGGATAGATTTTGTAATGAAGATATAGCAAGGTTTTACGAAACTCCACCATCTCCGATTTCTGATATTGAATTAAATGATAATTTTGTTTTAGTTGGGGGGAGGGGTACAGGTAAATCAATGCTGTTAAGACATGCATCCACAAAAGTCCAACTACTCAAACCAAATTTAGATAAGGAACAATTAATTAGTAATATAAATATATATATTAAGATTGATAACGCTTTTTCAAAGGAAACTGAAAAACTTCAAGAAGAAAGCGATAATGATTGGTATAGTTGGTATATACACTATTTAAATTTAACAATAGCAATTGAAATAATTTCTATACTAAAAGCTCTTGTAGACTTTAAGTCCTTAGAAGTTGAACAATCGTCAATAATAAATATTGCGGATGTTTTACTTTTAAATTATGCCACAGCACCATGCAATCTAGATGATATAAATATAGCCTTAAGGAAAAATAGAACTTTATCAAAAAGAGGAAGTAAAAATAAAAATTATACAAACCTTACCACATTACAAGATTTATTTGAGTTACTAAAATTAACGTGTAAGCAACTGAATAACTCTTCATTTACACTTTTAATAGATGATATGGAATTGTCTGATGAAAGAGTAATACCTTTTGCGGTTTGGACTGGCGCAAGAAGATTTTTTGTAAAGGTTTCAACATCCACTTTATTTAATTTGCATATCTTCTCTGAACAAGGAATAAGTCAAATAAATGATTTTCAAATTATAAACCTTGACTCTTTAAATCTTGATAAAGAAAGAATACGGTTATTTGAAAAGCATATAGAATCTATTGCAAACATTAGGCTTAAAGAAAAAAATTTGTCTTATAGTATTAAAGATTTATTGGGGACAAAGGTTTCTAAAGATTATCCATTCTCTGGTTTTACTAGGTTTAGCAAGTTAAGCGGTGGCTCTATTCGTAGTTTTTTAAAGTACTGTAAAGATGCCGTAGACTTTTCTTATAAAGAAGAACATGGGCGACTTCCAACTACTATTTTTGGGGAACTACCACGTAAAGACCAAGAAACTGTAGCTGAGCGAATTGCATATGACGAGTACTATAGTCTGAGAGATGGAAATAAAATTGGTTTTTTAATTGTAGCTTTATTAGATAGTTTTGGTGAATATAGTTACAGAAGATATCAAAATACTACGTCTCAACAAAGGACTCTTAGATTTTCAGTAAAAGATCCTGAAAATCTAAGTAAAGAAGCAACAGCTGTCCTCACCGAATGTGTAAAGCTAGGTGCCTTATTAGTGCCATACGAAAGGCAGAGGCAAAAACATCCAACGCTAAAAAAGTTAACCTCATTTATTCTTAACAGAACGCTCTGCCCAAAATATAAAATACTTCCAGTCACTCATCAACAATCAGAGTTTAGTGCAAAACAAATCGACTTAATGCTACATGATAGACAACAATTTCTTAAGGAAATGAATTATGAATAA